GTGTCCAAATGGTTGTACTAAGAAGATGAGAGCTGAATCAAATAGGATATATGATAGATGTCAAAGAGAGAATCAAGACTTTTATAACAGTAAAGAATGGAAGAGATTAAGAGAAAGCTGTAGGAATAAGTTTAGTGAATTGTGTCTTTGGAGTTTATATAAACATAAAAGAGTTAGAAAAGGAAGTTTAGTTCATCACATAGTTCCATTATCAGAGGATAAATCAAAAGGGTTAGTGCTTACAAATCTTGTTTATTTAAGTGATGAAGCTCATAGAGAGATACATAAGTTATATGAAACAGATCAAGTTGAAACAATTAAAGAGATAAAAGAGTTTATAAAAATATGGGAAGTTGAGTATGGAGGCGGGGGTATATGAAAAAGTTTTTGAGAAGCGAGCCGATACCGCATCCTCTCCTTTCTTTTCGCAAATTTCCCTTTGAGAAAAAATTAAGAAAATAAAAACTGGAGGTGTCAAAAATTAGAAAGTCACTTGAAGCACAAACAAAACATTTAACTCAGGAAGAGATAAAAAGAAAACAGCTAGAACAAGAATCTGTATTTGTTGGAAATGAGCAACTGGAACATCCTCCAGATTGGCTAGTAAATCAAATTGCAATTAATGAATGGATTAGACTTGTAGAGCAATTTAATAAAAAATCTATGATTAGTAATTTAGATTATAACAGCTTAGGGGGTTACTGTAATGCCTTTGCTAGATATGTTTCAATTGTAACTAATCTAAAGACTGATGTAATGATTGTAGAAGATGTAAATCCACTTGTAAGCTTAGAACTTAAATATTCAGATGAGATGAAAAAGTATGGTTCTTTATTGGGATTAACAATGGAATCAAGATTAAAAGCTGGTTCTGGAATAGTAGCTAGAATAGATAAAACATTAGGTGATGAGTTTGGAGATGTTTAATGAATATTAAAGAGGAGCTGATAAGGTACTCCAACGGATGTATTGAAGGAATAATACCAAGTGGTGAAAAACACATATGGGCTTGTAAAAGATTTTTAAAAGATGTTGAAGAGAAAAAGTTTTACTGGGATGAAGAGGAGGCTGTAAGGATAGTTAAGTGGTTTACATACCTTAGACATTCAAAAGGGGTTTTAGCAGGAACTCCAATAGTATTAACTGATTGGCAAAAGTTTATAGTTTGTCAAATATATGCTTGGAAAAGAGAAGATGGATATAGGAGATATAAAAAAGCTTTTATAGAGGTTGGAAGAAAGAATGCTAAAACTCAGATGCAAGCGGGATGTATGCTCTATGAAATATCTGTAGTGGCAACAAGAAATGGAGAGATAGCAGAAACATTTTGTGCAGGAACTAAAAGAGAGCAATCGAAACTCTTATTTTCTGAATGTCAAAATATGCTTACAGGAAGTTCTTTAGCACCAAAGTTTAAGTTAACAAGGGATAAAATAGTTCATATAAAAACGACCTCATTTTTAAAACCATTATCAAAACAAGATGGAAAAACAGGAGATGGAACCAATCCAGCAGCACTTGTTCTTGATGAGTATCATCAACATGCAACAACAGAGTTTTATGACCTAGCATTAGGAAGTAACTCTAAAGAGTCTTTATTATTGATAATAACAACAGCGGGAATAGATTTAAATGTTCCTTGTTATACAGAAGAATACAAATATTGCTCTGAGCTACTAAATCCAAATATAGACATAGAAAACAATGAGTATTTTGTAGATATTTGTGAAGCCGATAAAGATGATGATATAGGAGATTTAAAAACATGGCAAAAAGCTAATCCACTTAGAGCGACCTATAAAGAAGGTATACAGAAAATAGCATCAGATTATGAAGTAGCCAAAAGTGTTCCTGAAAAGATGATTTCATTTAAAACTAAAATTTGTAATATTTGGGTTCAAGCTAAAGATTTAGGTTATATGGATATGGAAAAATGGAAAAGATGTGAAGTAAAAACTCTTCCGTTTGATATAACTAATAGACCTGTATATGTGGGATTTGATATGTCAGCAAAAATTGACTTAACAAGTGTAGCTTTTGTAATACCTATAATGGTTGAAGGGATTGCAAAGTATATAATATTTAGTCATTCTTTTATTCCAAATAGAGAAAAGTTAATGGAAAGAAAATTGATAGATAAAGTTCCTTATGATAGCTGGGAGGAGAGGGGATTTTTAAGTGTAACAAACAGTCCAATAGTTGACCAAAGCTATGTAATGGATTATGTATTAAAAATTTGTGAAGAAAACAATTGGGAGATAAGACATCTTTGCTTTGATCCAGCTAATGCTTCAAAACTAATGATGGATTTGGATATTCAAGGATATGAAGTAACAGAGGTTTATCAATCGCATAAATCTTTAAATGAAAGTACAGCAGGTTTTAGGGAACAGGTTTATTCAGAGAATGTTTACTATTTACCAAACCCACTTTTAAACTATGCAATGG
The Cetobacterium sp. ZOR0034 DNA segment above includes these coding regions:
- a CDS encoding terminase large subunit produces the protein MNIKEELIRYSNGCIEGIIPSGEKHIWACKRFLKDVEEKKFYWDEEEAVRIVKWFTYLRHSKGVLAGTPIVLTDWQKFIVCQIYAWKREDGYRRYKKAFIEVGRKNAKTQMQAGCMLYEISVVATRNGEIAETFCAGTKREQSKLLFSECQNMLTGSSLAPKFKLTRDKIVHIKTTSFLKPLSKQDGKTGDGTNPAALVLDEYHQHATTEFYDLALGSNSKESLLLIITTAGIDLNVPCYTEEYKYCSELLNPNIDIENNEYFVDICEADKDDDIGDLKTWQKANPLRATYKEGIQKIASDYEVAKSVPEKMISFKTKICNIWVQAKDLGYMDMEKWKRCEVKTLPFDITNRPVYVGFDMSAKIDLTSVAFVIPIMVEGIAKYIIFSHSFIPNREKLMERKLIDKVPYDSWEERGFLSVTNSPIVDQSYVMDYVLKICEENNWEIRHLCFDPANASKLMMDLDIQGYEVTEVYQSHKSLNESTAGFREQVYSENVYYLPNPLLNYAMGNTVIRQNNGLIKIDKDASIRRIDPIDALLCGYKLAMYHEFEFDVNELVSDEILEKLYGGGE
- a CDS encoding P27 family phage terminase small subunit, with the protein product MSKIRKSLEAQTKHLTQEEIKRKQLEQESVFVGNEQLEHPPDWLVNQIAINEWIRLVEQFNKKSMISNLDYNSLGGYCNAFARYVSIVTNLKTDVMIVEDVNPLVSLELKYSDEMKKYGSLLGLTMESRLKAGSGIVARIDKTLGDEFGDV